The window TCACCGTCAGCTTCAGCGGTACCGTCTCGGCGGGTTCGGCGGCCTTGTCCCGGCGGGTGGGAACCGCGACGGTCCGCGCGGTACCGGAGGCCGAGCCGGCCGGGAAGGTCAGGGTGCCGGAGACGGGCGTGTAGTCCGTACCGGGCTCGGCGGTGCCGTCGCCCGTCTCGTAGTGCACGGTCACCGGCTCCTCGACGGGTGCGGAGCCGGTGGTGGCCAGGACGACCTTCACCTGTGCCGTGGCGCCCTCCCGGACCGGGTGGACGGCCGCGTCGGTGGTGACGGAGGCGCGCAGCGACTGGTCGGCCCGGCCGTACAGCTCCACGCCGTCCATGGCGAAGTCGCCCTTGACCCCGACCGGGAGCGTGACGGCGTAACCCCACATCTCCTTGAGGCCGAGGACGTGGTCGATGCCGCCGACGGGCTGGTAGTCGGTGCGGTAGGCGAAGTCGGCGAACGGGATCCGGATCTGCTTCCAGCCGGTGAAGTCGTCGGTGAAGGCGGCCGTCCAGAGTTCGGAGGCCTCGCCGTTCGCGCCGCCGTCCTTGATCTCGAAGGCGATCTTCCTGCCGCTGTCGTGGCCGTCCCACCAGAAGCGGACGCCCTCGTGGACCGACCAGTCGTGGGCGGGTTCGCCGGCGGCGAAGTCGTGGGTGAAGCCGCCGTAGCCGCTGATGTCGTAGGTGCCGCCGAGGACCTTGCCGCCCTCGGGGGCGTCGGCGCGGGCGGCGAACCGCAGGGCCGGCGGGTCGTCGGCGTCGCTCCCCCAGGTGAAGATGCCCTCGGCGGGCTGGGAGGCGAAGGGGACCTCTCCCTCGAAGCGGTCGACGGGCGTGGGTGGGGGGTCGTCCGCGGCTCGCGCGGTCGCCCAGGGGAGCAGACCGGTGAGGAGTGCGGCGGAGGCGAGCAGGGCGGTTCTTCGCATGGACCTTCCCTCGGCTCTCGTGGTTCACTCATGACTTAGCTCACGTCATGAGTTAACTGGGGGCCCACAGGCCCGTCAAGACGGCACGTCAGGACGCCTGGGGCACGAACTCTCTGCCACACCAGGCACGTTGGCTCTCCCCAGAAGGGCGACGCACCATGAGAAGACGCTTGCGCACGGCCCGGCTGCTCCTCGCCGGCCTGCTGACCACCGCCGGGCTCACGACCCTCGGCACCGGCTCCGCGCACGCCGCCGACGAGCAGGTCACGGCCTGGCTCACCACGACCGACGACTCCGCGGGCCGGCACGTGGTCCGCGGGCTCCAGGCGCAGACGCCGTTCGCCTTCCAGTCCGGGACGGGTGGCGGCGGCGAGAACATCACCGTCGACGAGAACACCCGCTACCAGACCTTCACCGGCGGCGGCGCCTCCTTCACGGACACCGCGGCCTGGCTGATGAACGGCAGCGGGGCGCTGTCCCCGGCGACGCGGGACGCGACCATGCGCAAGCTGTTCTCGCCGACCGACGGGATCGGGCTGTCGTTCCTGCGCAACCCCATGGGTGCCTCGGACCTGGCCCGGTACGGCTACACGTACGACGACGTGCCGGCCGGACAGACGGATCCGGGCCTGGCGAAGTTCTCGATCACCCACGACCTGGCGGACGTCGTGCCGCTGACCCGGCAGGCGCTCCAGCTGAATCCGTCCCTCACCGTGATGGCCTCGCCGTGGACGGCACCGGCCTGGATGAAGGACAGCGGCTCGCTCAACGGCGGCTGGCTGAAGGCGGAGGACTACGGGGCGTACGCCGCCTACTTCGTGAAGTACCTCCAGGCCTACAAGGCCCAGGGGATCGGCGTCTCCTACGTGACCGCGCAGAACGAGCCGACCTGCTGTTCCGGGTACCCGTCCATGAGCTGGAACGCGAGCGGCCTCGCGTACTTCACCAAGAGCGAGCTGCTGCCCAGGCTCCAGGCGGCCGGCCTGACGACGAAGGTGCTGGCGCACGACTGGAACTGGGACGTCTACGACTCCTACGCCGCCCCGACCGTGGACGACGCGGCCGTGCGCGACCACCCGAACTTCGGCGGGATCGCCTGGCACGGGTACGGCGGCGACATCGGCAAGCAGACCTCGGTGCACAACCAGTACCCCACACTGGACGCCTTCGGCACCGAGCACTCCGGCGGCACCTGGATCGCCAACCAGCAGCGCGAGGACATGGCCGACATCATCGACTACACCCGCAACTGGGCGAAGTCGGTGACCAAGTGGTCGCTCGCGGTGGACCAGAACATGGGCCCGCACAACGGAGGCTGCGGCACCTGCACCGGCCTGATCACCGTGCACAACGGGGACGGGGCGAGCGGGACGGTCGACTACACGGTCGAGTACTACACCATGGGCCACCTGACGAAGTTCGTCCGGCCGGGCGCCCAGCGGATCGCCTCGACGGCGTCCACGGCGGTGCCGAACGTGGCGTGGCGCAACCCGGACGGCAGCAAGGCGCTGATCGCCTACAACGACGCCTCGACGGCGCGGACGGTCACCGTCAACTGGGGCGGCCGGCACGCCACCTACTCCCTGCCGGGCAGGACCTCGGCCACGTTCACCTGGTCCGGGACGCAGTCCGGCGGGGGCGGCCGCAGCGGCTCGTTCACCGGACTCGCGGGCAAGTGCCTGGACGTGGCGGGCGGTTCGGACGCCAACGGCACGGCCGTGCAGCTCTACGACTGCAACGGGAGCGCGGCCCAGAAGTGGACGGTGCAGGCCGACGGTTCGGTCCAGGCGCTCGGCAAGTGCCTGGACGTGGCGTCCGGTTCGACTGCGAACGGGGCCAGGACACAGTTGTACGACTGCAACGGAACCGGTGCGCAACGGTGGTCGTACGACTCCGCCACGGGTGATGTGGTGAACACGGCGGCCGGCAAGTGCCTCGACGTCACGGACAACTCGTCGGCGAACGGTGCCCGGGCACAGATC of the Streptomyces sp. 1222.5 genome contains:
- a CDS encoding ricin-type beta-trefoil lectin domain protein yields the protein MRRRLRTARLLLAGLLTTAGLTTLGTGSAHAADEQVTAWLTTTDDSAGRHVVRGLQAQTPFAFQSGTGGGGENITVDENTRYQTFTGGGASFTDTAAWLMNGSGALSPATRDATMRKLFSPTDGIGLSFLRNPMGASDLARYGYTYDDVPAGQTDPGLAKFSITHDLADVVPLTRQALQLNPSLTVMASPWTAPAWMKDSGSLNGGWLKAEDYGAYAAYFVKYLQAYKAQGIGVSYVTAQNEPTCCSGYPSMSWNASGLAYFTKSELLPRLQAAGLTTKVLAHDWNWDVYDSYAAPTVDDAAVRDHPNFGGIAWHGYGGDIGKQTSVHNQYPTLDAFGTEHSGGTWIANQQREDMADIIDYTRNWAKSVTKWSLAVDQNMGPHNGGCGTCTGLITVHNGDGASGTVDYTVEYYTMGHLTKFVRPGAQRIASTASTAVPNVAWRNPDGSKALIAYNDASTARTVTVNWGGRHATYSLPGRTSATFTWSGTQSGGGGRSGSFTGLAGKCLDVAGGSDANGTAVQLYDCNGSAAQKWTVQADGSVQALGKCLDVASGSTANGARTQLYDCNGTGAQRWSYDSATGDVVNTAAGKCLDVTDNSSANGARAQIWSCTGAANQKWHLQ